One region of Acidobacteriota bacterium genomic DNA includes:
- a CDS encoding histidine phosphatase family protein produces the protein MDLLVLVRHGHARNGKNDSERSLSDQGREEVESLAEKLAARRIDPVKIIHSPKLRAMETAQLLQRRLGGALEVDSNVSPDSDSDVIATDFESAEGTFIVVSHLPFLPSLTQRLIGSALSFSTAGAIGIEQTDAGPRLAWKEGP, from the coding sequence ATGGATCTGCTCGTGCTCGTGCGACACGGCCACGCCCGGAACGGGAAGAACGACTCGGAGAGATCGCTCTCCGATCAGGGCCGCGAGGAAGTCGAGTCGCTCGCGGAAAAACTGGCCGCCCGCAGGATTGATCCCGTAAAAATCATCCACAGCCCCAAATTGCGCGCCATGGAGACGGCACAGCTGCTCCAGCGACGGCTCGGAGGGGCGCTCGAGGTGGACTCGAACGTTTCACCCGATTCGGATTCAGATGTGATCGCGACGGACTTCGAGTCGGCGGAGGGGACATTCATCGTGGTGAGCCATCTGCCCTTTCTCCCCTCCCTGACTCAACGACTGATCGGAAGCGCTCTTTCGTTCTCCACGGCCGGCGCGATCGGAATCGAGCAGACCGACGCGGGTCCCCGGCTCGCCTGGAAAGAGGGTCCCTGA
- a CDS encoding DUF2330 domain-containing protein yields MKKLQSIDPRYFQIASLGALVAWGGLGLGLDLRFAHVAAAFAGAIGAQAIGSRWAGIPFEAKSAFISALSIIVLLRAESWLTILLAAGLAVGSKFILRIDGRHVFNPTNIAIVAVLATGWDGWVSSGRWGSETWTVFLIACGGVLVVHRAARSDVTWAFLLSWTALVFGRAIYLGDPLAIPLHQLQNGTLLIFSFFMISDPKTTPDSRIARILWAVAVAALAGYLRFHHQQPNALLLALAFSSPFVPVLNRLIRARRFEWPGDDSTAPARRGALLTPLHFPKGDLSMIRISLMFLVSLTLAMPAFAFCGFYVGKAGSNLYNNASKAVLVRDGDRTVITMANDYEGDLDEFAIVIPVPTVIQRSQINLADPALLERLDTFTAPRLVEYHDENPCQIALRRQQSPFPATAKMADASSVREEALGVTVEASYSIGEYEIVVLSAKQSDGLQTWLRENGYRIPEGATATLQSYIRQNTKFFVARVNIEEQRRLGFTYLRPIQIAFETPKFMLPIRLGTVNARGPQDLIIHTLTRKGRVETTNYRTVRIPTDAEVPMFVRDEFGEFYSAMFDRQVREERMRAVFLEYAWNAAWCDPCPTNPLTRDELRALGVFWLDGGGPDVFVTRLHVRYDARSFPEDLVFQETNDQSTFQARYIVRHPWEGREWCSATDRYRRELAERERLQARTAAQLTGWPVEAIFRRMDIRGIDDEQKPWWEQLWDRF; encoded by the coding sequence GTGAAGAAGCTCCAGTCCATCGATCCCCGATATTTTCAGATCGCATCGCTCGGAGCGCTCGTGGCGTGGGGCGGGCTCGGGCTCGGCCTCGATCTTCGGTTCGCGCATGTCGCAGCCGCATTCGCCGGCGCCATCGGCGCCCAGGCGATCGGGTCACGGTGGGCAGGAATCCCGTTCGAAGCGAAAAGCGCGTTCATCTCCGCGCTCTCGATCATCGTTCTGCTGCGAGCGGAGAGCTGGCTGACGATCCTGCTGGCCGCCGGGCTGGCGGTCGGATCGAAGTTCATCCTGAGGATCGATGGCCGGCACGTCTTCAATCCGACAAACATCGCAATCGTTGCGGTGCTCGCCACCGGGTGGGACGGCTGGGTTTCGAGCGGCCGGTGGGGCAGCGAGACGTGGACGGTTTTTCTCATCGCGTGCGGCGGAGTACTCGTGGTCCATCGCGCTGCGCGATCAGACGTCACATGGGCGTTTCTGCTCTCCTGGACGGCTCTCGTCTTCGGACGTGCAATCTATCTCGGGGACCCGCTCGCCATCCCGCTCCATCAGCTTCAGAACGGCACCCTTCTGATCTTTTCGTTTTTCATGATCTCCGACCCGAAGACCACACCCGACTCCCGGATCGCGAGAATTCTCTGGGCCGTGGCAGTCGCCGCGCTCGCCGGCTATCTGCGCTTTCACCATCAGCAACCAAACGCGCTCCTTCTGGCGCTCGCCTTTTCCTCGCCGTTCGTTCCGGTACTGAACCGTCTGATCCGAGCTCGTCGTTTCGAGTGGCCCGGTGACGACTCAACCGCTCCCGCTCGGCGTGGAGCCCTGCTCACACCGCTTCACTTCCCGAAAGGAGATCTTTCCATGATTCGAATCTCGTTGATGTTCCTCGTGTCACTCACTCTGGCGATGCCAGCGTTCGCATTCTGCGGCTTCTATGTCGGCAAGGCAGGATCGAATCTTTACAACAATGCCTCGAAAGCCGTCCTGGTCCGCGATGGCGATCGGACCGTGATCACGATGGCTAACGATTACGAGGGGGATCTCGACGAGTTCGCGATCGTCATTCCGGTTCCGACCGTCATTCAAAGAAGCCAGATCAATCTCGCCGATCCGGCGCTGCTCGAACGGCTCGATACATTTACGGCACCCAGGCTCGTCGAGTACCACGACGAGAATCCATGTCAGATCGCACTGAGACGGCAGCAGTCACCGTTCCCGGCCACGGCGAAGATGGCCGACGCGTCTTCCGTGAGAGAAGAAGCACTCGGCGTGACGGTCGAGGCTTCGTACAGCATCGGCGAGTACGAGATCGTCGTTCTCTCCGCGAAACAGAGTGACGGCCTTCAGACCTGGCTCCGGGAAAACGGCTACCGGATTCCCGAGGGAGCGACCGCCACGCTTCAGAGCTACATCCGGCAGAATACGAAGTTCTTCGTCGCCAGGGTCAACATCGAGGAACAGAGACGTCTCGGATTCACCTATCTGCGGCCGATCCAGATCGCGTTCGAGACGCCGAAGTTCATGCTCCCGATCCGCCTCGGTACGGTCAATGCCAGAGGCCCCCAGGATCTGATCATCCACACGCTCACTCGAAAAGGTCGCGTCGAGACGACGAACTATCGGACCGTCAGAATTCCGACCGACGCCGAGGTTCCGATGTTCGTACGAGATGAATTCGGCGAGTTTTACTCGGCGATGTTCGATCGCCAGGTCCGCGAGGAGCGGATGCGGGCGGTGTTCCTCGAATATGCATGGAACGCCGCCTGGTGCGATCCATGCCCGACAAACCCACTCACCCGCGATGAGCTCCGCGCACTCGGTGTCTTCTGGCTCGACGGCGGAGGCCCCGACGTCTTCGTGACGCGGCTCCACGTCCGCTACGACGCCCGCTCCTTTCCGGAGGATCTGGTCTTCCAGGAGACGAACGACCAGTCGACCTTTCAGGCCCGTTACATCGTCCGTCATCCGTGGGAGGGACGCGAATGGTGCTCGGCAACCGATCGGTATCGTCGCGAGCTCGCCGAACGGGAACGGCTGCAGGCGAGAACCGCAGCGCAGCTGACCGGATGGCCGGTCGAAGCGATCTTCCGCAGGATGGACATCCGTGGAATCGACGACGAGCAGAAGCCCTGGTGGGAACAGCTCTGGGACCGATTCTGA
- a CDS encoding pyridoxal-phosphate dependent enzyme: MKDTASVPTLEAIRQAASTLEGIVVRTPLVRLEGDFEGREIWLKLENLQPINAFKIRGAVNAIAELDENRRAQGVWTISAGNAGQGVAWAARRYGIPCTVVVIETAPDTKVRRMEQLGAELVRAPFDECWQAMQDRRFPGVEGAFIHPFDDDAFITGNATIGLEILDDLPEVDVVCGAIGGGGLMAGVGAAIRPLRSDVTILGAEPETAAPLALSFERGSPQVFDRWEKSFVDGAGGKSVFPSMWDRLHPVLDGSVVVSLEEVREAIRTIAERARVISEGAGALPVAAAIAGRTGGRKIVAIVSGGNIDLRDLAGILTGSAR, translated from the coding sequence ATGAAGGACACCGCTTCGGTACCGACGCTCGAGGCGATTCGCCAGGCTGCTTCGACTCTCGAGGGCATCGTCGTCCGGACTCCGCTCGTCCGGCTCGAAGGGGATTTCGAGGGACGTGAGATCTGGCTGAAGCTGGAGAACCTCCAGCCGATCAATGCTTTCAAGATCCGGGGCGCGGTCAACGCGATTGCCGAGCTCGACGAAAACAGACGGGCGCAGGGCGTCTGGACGATCAGCGCGGGAAACGCGGGACAGGGTGTCGCGTGGGCCGCCCGGCGGTATGGAATTCCCTGCACGGTCGTCGTCATCGAGACCGCGCCCGATACGAAGGTCCGGCGGATGGAGCAGCTCGGAGCCGAGCTCGTCCGCGCTCCCTTCGACGAGTGCTGGCAGGCGATGCAGGATCGCCGGTTTCCCGGCGTGGAGGGGGCGTTCATCCATCCCTTCGACGACGATGCATTCATTACCGGCAACGCGACGATCGGTCTCGAGATCCTCGACGACCTTCCGGAGGTTGACGTCGTCTGTGGCGCGATCGGCGGAGGGGGGCTGATGGCGGGTGTGGGTGCGGCGATTCGTCCCCTTCGAAGCGACGTCACGATTCTCGGCGCTGAACCCGAGACCGCTGCCCCGCTGGCCCTCTCGTTCGAGCGGGGGAGTCCTCAGGTTTTCGACCGGTGGGAAAAGTCGTTCGTCGATGGAGCCGGCGGCAAGAGCGTCTTTCCCTCGATGTGGGATCGCCTCCACCCCGTTCTCGACGGGTCGGTCGTCGTCAGCCTCGAAGAGGTCAGGGAAGCGATCCGAACGATCGCGGAGCGCGCACGCGTGATCAGCGAAGGCGCTGGAGCACTCCCGGTCGCCGCGGCGATCGCCGGTCGGACCGGCGGGCGGAAGATCGTCGCCATCGTGTCCGGCGGCAACATCGATCTTCGCGATCTCGCCGGAATCCTGACCGGATCAGCCCGCTGA
- a CDS encoding VOC family protein has product MDDPSGPVLVPRLLVEGGRRAIEYYERAFGAKRISVIEDPMGQGVLHAELRIGESLFQVADTMERESDPRSLGGTPVVLKLWCTDPDRMFSRALSEGAKVVVPIQDTAWGERFGEVEDPFGHIWSIAARTEDLEEEEIRRRVRDSAG; this is encoded by the coding sequence GTGGATGACCCGTCTGGTCCGGTTCTTGTTCCCCGGCTCCTCGTCGAAGGCGGCAGGAGAGCCATCGAGTATTACGAGCGTGCCTTCGGAGCAAAGCGGATCTCGGTGATCGAAGATCCGATGGGGCAGGGCGTGCTTCACGCGGAGCTGAGAATCGGCGAATCGCTCTTTCAGGTCGCGGACACGATGGAGCGGGAGTCGGATCCGCGATCCCTCGGTGGAACGCCGGTCGTTCTGAAGCTCTGGTGCACAGACCCGGATCGGATGTTTTCCAGAGCTTTGAGCGAGGGTGCGAAAGTGGTGGTCCCGATCCAGGACACCGCGTGGGGCGAACGATTCGGAGAGGTCGAGGATCCGTTCGGACACATCTGGTCGATTGCCGCCAGGACGGAAGATCTCGAAGAGGAAGAGATCCGACGGAGAGTTCGCGATTCAGCGGGCTGA
- a CDS encoding transporter substrate-binding domain-containing protein, with product MRNVILILTIVFSSALQAQTGEDPPEISSSEPLVVGTREAVPFAMRAGDEWTGMSIDLWNEIANEAGIEFRYVERDLDGLISGVETNDLDLAVSALTITEERERRVDFSHPYYASGLGIAVKSGAKDTPLVLVRALFSKQLLKTLGMIILVAFVVGALVWLFERRRNPDQFGGSAREGLWSGLWWSAVTMTTVGYGDKSPVTSGGRIIALVWMVAGLIAISTLTASMASALTLNELQGSIDGPEDLPGVTVGTVSGSTSNEWLTARAIRHRGFSRIEEALDELSAGELDAVVYDSPILRYMSRHRFEDLRVLDQNLGLQTYGIAFPSGSPLREPVNRKILELIEGEEFRAIRIRYLGDEEQ from the coding sequence ATGAGGAACGTCATTCTGATTCTCACCATTGTCTTCAGTTCTGCCCTTCAGGCGCAGACGGGAGAAGATCCGCCTGAGATCTCCTCGTCCGAACCATTAGTGGTTGGTACAAGGGAGGCCGTTCCGTTTGCTATGCGTGCCGGAGACGAATGGACCGGAATGAGTATCGACCTCTGGAACGAGATCGCGAACGAAGCCGGCATCGAATTCCGGTATGTCGAAAGGGATCTCGACGGGCTCATCTCCGGGGTCGAGACGAATGATCTGGACCTTGCTGTATCGGCTCTGACAATCACCGAAGAACGGGAGAGGCGAGTCGACTTCAGCCATCCTTATTATGCGAGCGGACTGGGCATCGCAGTGAAGTCGGGCGCGAAAGATACGCCGCTCGTGCTGGTCAGAGCACTCTTCTCGAAGCAATTGCTGAAGACTCTCGGCATGATCATTCTGGTGGCTTTCGTCGTCGGCGCTCTCGTCTGGCTGTTCGAAAGACGAAGGAATCCGGATCAGTTCGGAGGCTCAGCCCGAGAAGGACTCTGGTCGGGACTCTGGTGGTCCGCGGTCACCATGACTACGGTGGGATACGGGGACAAGTCACCGGTCACCTCGGGCGGAAGAATCATCGCTCTGGTGTGGATGGTGGCAGGCCTCATCGCCATTTCGACGCTGACGGCGTCGATGGCTTCGGCGCTCACGCTGAACGAATTGCAGGGGAGCATCGACGGACCCGAGGACCTTCCGGGCGTGACCGTCGGTACGGTATCCGGCTCGACCAGCAATGAATGGCTCACCGCCCGCGCGATCCGCCATCGAGGCTTTTCGAGGATCGAAGAGGCCCTGGACGAGCTCAGCGCCGGAGAGCTCGATGCGGTCGTCTACGACTCGCCCATCCTGCGATATATGTCGCGCCACCGGTTCGAGGATCTCCGAGTGCTCGACCAGAATCTGGGCCTGCAGACTTACGGGATCGCATTTCCTTCGGGGAGCCCGCTCAGGGAGCCCGTCAACCGGAAGATTCTGGAGCTGATCGAAGGGGAAGAGTTCAGGGCGATCAGAATTCGGTATCTCGGCGACGAGGAGCAGTGA
- a CDS encoding dienelactone hydrolase family protein, with amino-acid sequence MDSPFMNDIASGISKEGIRVARFEFPYMAQRRTGKKKGPDRPAILEATWIDAIASLEQAGRTFIGGKSMGGRIATMVADDSVAAGVICYGYPFHPPGKPQQTRTSHLETLRAPTLILQGTRDPFGKPEEVARYALSDAIRVEWLEGGDHSYKAPARAANSTRDLIAMAIERSIAFIRRTLSD; translated from the coding sequence ATGGATTCACCGTTCATGAACGACATCGCCTCCGGCATCAGCAAAGAAGGGATACGCGTTGCACGCTTCGAATTCCCCTACATGGCCCAAAGGCGAACCGGTAAGAAGAAGGGTCCTGACCGCCCCGCCATTCTCGAGGCGACATGGATCGATGCAATTGCAAGCCTCGAACAGGCAGGCAGGACCTTCATCGGTGGTAAGTCGATGGGAGGGCGGATCGCAACCATGGTCGCGGACGATTCGGTCGCGGCAGGAGTCATCTGCTACGGATACCCCTTTCATCCCCCCGGCAAGCCGCAACAGACACGAACCTCACACCTCGAGACTCTGCGGGCTCCGACGCTGATCCTCCAGGGGACGAGGGATCCATTCGGGAAGCCGGAGGAGGTCGCTCGCTACGCACTCTCCGACGCCATCCGGGTCGAGTGGCTCGAAGGAGGCGATCACTCTTACAAAGCCCCCGCTCGCGCAGCCAATTCGACCAGAGACCTGATCGCTATGGCGATCGAAAGGTCGATTGCCTTCATCAGACGAACACTTTCCGATTGA
- a CDS encoding endonuclease/exonuclease/phosphatase family protein has protein sequence MNPATRERTQNPMNLDARFESEEPRRTRGEFPGGRTVPVALAALLGLGILCGGCAPRVQPGTTIASIQGAGHVSPLKDARVDRVEGVVTAVLEDERPPRFWIQSRRPDDSPATSEGLMVLTRGVDVPMPAVGSLVAVSGTVSEWSRGGELTQTELADPAWEILGQAELPAPVLIPGHRNPPGVVDDDGLSRFEPRSDAIDFWESLEGMLVEIQDPVVIGPTSRYGDAVVISGPDWHRVSEKTARGGVRVMPDDENPEKVVIDGRIIGGVPDFRVGERLRGNVRGIVSQEFGIQRVLLVEKPESLGPVGWASETTRLTGGPDSVTIASWNVLNLAATNPPLKFEGIARVIVEHLRSPDIIGLQEIQDDSGGRDDGITSARATLERLVAAISDAGGPEYAVRQIDPLDSADGGAPGSNIRNAFLFNPDRVSFPDRGEPGAETEAALAVSGGEILQTNPARLGTREPCFLGEGSSDEAEGTRKSLVGEFELGGKRIVVINNHLKSKRGDDAVFGPVQPPVRHTEAQRSCQTALIGEFVERIRSRFPVAAVVVLGDLNEYEFRPPIDELRKRGLVALVDRHPGQDRYTYNYQGNSQILDHILVPRELASRTELDIVHVTVDEPGSLQTSDHEPLLVRVRLD, from the coding sequence ATGAACCCAGCCACTCGCGAGCGAACGCAGAATCCGATGAACCTCGATGCGCGTTTCGAGTCGGAGGAACCTCGGCGCACCCGTGGCGAATTTCCCGGGGGGCGGACTGTCCCTGTCGCGCTCGCTGCCCTCCTGGGCCTGGGCATCCTGTGCGGTGGTTGCGCCCCGCGCGTCCAGCCGGGAACTACGATCGCCTCGATTCAGGGTGCCGGGCACGTCTCTCCTCTGAAGGACGCGAGGGTCGATCGGGTCGAAGGGGTCGTGACGGCCGTTCTCGAGGATGAGCGACCTCCCCGCTTCTGGATTCAGTCGAGGCGTCCGGACGACTCGCCCGCGACCTCTGAAGGCCTGATGGTCCTGACGCGTGGCGTCGACGTTCCGATGCCCGCGGTCGGTTCGCTCGTAGCCGTGTCAGGAACCGTCAGCGAGTGGAGCAGGGGAGGTGAGCTGACCCAGACCGAACTGGCCGATCCCGCCTGGGAGATCCTCGGGCAGGCCGAACTTCCCGCGCCGGTTCTGATACCGGGCCACCGCAATCCCCCGGGCGTCGTCGACGACGACGGGCTGTCACGATTCGAGCCTCGCTCCGACGCGATCGATTTCTGGGAGAGTCTGGAAGGAATGCTCGTCGAGATCCAGGACCCCGTAGTGATCGGTCCGACCAGTCGTTACGGCGACGCTGTCGTGATTTCCGGTCCGGACTGGCACCGTGTCTCGGAGAAGACCGCACGAGGAGGGGTCCGGGTCATGCCGGACGACGAGAACCCGGAGAAGGTCGTCATCGACGGCCGGATCATTGGCGGAGTGCCCGATTTTCGGGTGGGGGAGAGATTGCGAGGAAATGTCCGCGGCATCGTCAGCCAGGAATTCGGTATCCAGAGAGTTCTGCTCGTGGAAAAACCTGAGTCTCTCGGGCCCGTTGGGTGGGCGAGCGAGACCACGAGGCTGACCGGTGGCCCGGATTCGGTGACGATTGCTTCGTGGAACGTCCTGAATCTCGCGGCAACGAATCCCCCCCTGAAGTTCGAAGGGATTGCCCGGGTGATCGTCGAACATCTCAGGAGTCCCGACATCATCGGCCTTCAGGAAATCCAGGACGACTCGGGTGGCCGGGACGATGGAATCACGAGCGCGCGAGCGACTCTCGAACGGCTCGTCGCCGCGATTTCGGATGCCGGTGGTCCGGAGTATGCCGTTCGTCAGATCGACCCACTCGACAGCGCAGACGGGGGTGCCCCCGGTTCGAACATCCGGAACGCCTTTCTCTTCAATCCGGACCGCGTATCTTTCCCTGACCGGGGGGAGCCTGGAGCGGAGACCGAGGCGGCCCTGGCGGTGAGCGGTGGAGAAATTCTGCAGACGAATCCGGCTCGCCTCGGAACGCGCGAGCCTTGTTTTCTCGGCGAGGGGAGCAGCGATGAAGCGGAAGGGACCCGGAAGTCGCTCGTCGGCGAGTTCGAGCTCGGTGGAAAGCGAATCGTGGTGATCAACAATCACCTCAAGTCGAAGCGCGGTGACGATGCCGTGTTCGGCCCTGTGCAGCCACCGGTTCGACATACCGAGGCACAGCGAAGTTGTCAGACGGCGCTGATCGGCGAATTCGTAGAACGCATTCGATCGCGCTTTCCCGTGGCGGCAGTGGTGGTTCTCGGCGACCTGAACGAGTACGAGTTTCGCCCACCGATCGACGAGCTGCGGAAACGAGGTCTCGTTGCTCTGGTCGATCGCCATCCAGGACAGGATCGTTACACTTACAATTACCAGGGGAACTCACAGATCCTCGACCACATACTCGTTCCTCGGGAGCTTGCAAGCCGGACGGAGCTGGACATTGTGCACGTCACAGTCGACGAGCCGGGATCATTACAGACGTCGGATCACGAGCCATTGCTGGTACGCGTCCGGCTGGATTGA
- the efp gene encoding elongation factor P, which produces MQATNIRNGMVLLFNGDLCRVLDFRHHTPGNLRAMVQTKMRNLRTGNQFEHRFRSNDSIEQAFIDTQEMEYLYSDGESYHFMNTQTFEQIGLSDEDLGDAARWLSEGMNVQVQMYEGKPIGVDLPKTVVCRIAETEPTLKGATASASPKPATLENGVVIQVPAFIESGTEIVVDPADLRYIERAK; this is translated from the coding sequence ATGCAGGCAACCAACATTCGAAACGGTATGGTTCTCCTCTTCAACGGGGATCTCTGCCGGGTTCTCGACTTCAGGCACCACACACCGGGAAACCTCAGGGCGATGGTTCAGACGAAAATGCGCAATCTCCGAACCGGCAACCAGTTCGAGCATCGCTTTCGATCGAACGACTCGATCGAGCAGGCTTTCATCGATACGCAGGAGATGGAGTATCTCTACTCGGACGGAGAATCCTACCACTTCATGAACACCCAGACCTTCGAGCAGATCGGCCTCAGCGACGAAGACCTCGGTGATGCCGCCCGGTGGCTTAGCGAGGGGATGAACGTCCAGGTTCAGATGTATGAGGGGAAGCCGATCGGTGTCGATCTTCCCAAGACGGTGGTCTGCCGCATCGCCGAGACCGAGCCGACCCTCAAGGGGGCGACCGCCTCGGCGTCACCGAAGCCCGCCACACTCGAGAACGGCGTCGTCATTCAGGTACCCGCTTTCATCGAGAGCGGCACCGAGATCGTCGTCGATCCAGCCGACCTGCGCTACATCGAACGCGCGAAGTAA
- a CDS encoding helical backbone metal receptor: MTAVEDRLGVQHDLSASPRRVVSLVPSLTETLFDIGAGDCVVGITDYCIFPELETGRLPRIGGTKNPKVVRIRELEPDLVYVNVEENLERHAQRIAEFSPVFATEPRTVEDVCALITTLGTIHRVETEAARWSTAIRDEALDARRTDNFSFLCPIWKDPWMWCGGDTYVSALIEAAGGRNLVGNRDRYPAVDLGAALDLRPDVVFLPDEPYVFTTEDAVALGRATTARMVGPFPGHLITWHGTRTLRGLRFVRDAVAH; this comes from the coding sequence GTGACCGCTGTCGAGGATCGGCTCGGTGTGCAGCACGATCTGAGCGCGTCACCCAGGCGCGTCGTTTCACTCGTCCCATCCCTCACCGAGACGCTGTTCGACATCGGAGCCGGTGATTGCGTCGTCGGAATCACCGACTACTGCATTTTTCCGGAGCTCGAGACCGGACGGCTGCCGCGGATTGGCGGAACGAAGAATCCGAAGGTCGTGCGGATCCGGGAGCTCGAGCCCGATCTCGTCTACGTCAACGTCGAAGAAAACCTCGAACGTCACGCGCAGCGGATCGCCGAGTTCTCTCCGGTCTTCGCGACTGAGCCTCGCACCGTGGAGGATGTCTGTGCACTGATCACCACGCTCGGGACGATTCATCGCGTCGAGACGGAGGCCGCTCGCTGGTCGACCGCCATTCGCGACGAAGCGCTCGATGCGCGCCGTACCGATAACTTTTCCTTTCTCTGCCCGATCTGGAAGGACCCCTGGATGTGGTGTGGTGGAGACACCTATGTTTCGGCCCTGATCGAGGCTGCGGGGGGGCGGAATCTGGTAGGGAATCGTGACCGCTATCCGGCGGTCGATCTCGGGGCGGCACTCGATCTTCGCCCGGACGTCGTCTTTCTTCCGGACGAGCCGTACGTATTCACCACTGAGGATGCCGTCGCACTCGGGCGGGCGACCACCGCTCGCATGGTCGGGCCCTTCCCCGGGCATCTGATCACGTGGCACGGGACCCGGACGCTGCGCGGTCTTCGATTCGTCCGGGATGCGGTTGCCCACTGA
- a CDS encoding 2-oxoacid:ferredoxin oxidoreductase subunit beta: protein MADSVLNLTGPVAKENRVGLSALDYKGGKSTLCAGCGHDAISNQIIRAFYEMSVKPESVAKFSGIGCSSKTPAYFMSRAHGFNAVHGRMPAVATGATLANRKLVSIGVSGDGDSASIGLGQLLHMIRRNISMVYIVENNGVYGLTKGQFSATADEGSQLKNGVINDLPPMDLCALAITCGAGFVARGFAGDPKQMVTMLKAAIAYDGLAFIDVISPCVTFNNHEGSTKSYPYAKEHDEILHQVGFVPSFEPIEIDYEPGEVRDVSLHDGSRVLLKKLEEDYDPGDANQAMTRLHRAVSAGQMLTGIVYLDPAKKSFTSQLGIVDEPLGTLSQDVIRPPKEALDQIMAELM, encoded by the coding sequence ATGGCTGACAGCGTTCTCAATCTGACCGGCCCGGTAGCGAAGGAAAATCGCGTCGGACTTTCGGCTCTCGATTACAAAGGGGGGAAGTCGACGCTCTGCGCCGGTTGCGGTCACGACGCGATCTCGAACCAGATCATTCGAGCGTTCTATGAAATGAGCGTCAAGCCGGAAAGCGTGGCGAAATTCTCCGGAATCGGTTGCTCCTCGAAGACCCCGGCGTACTTCATGTCGCGTGCGCATGGTTTCAATGCTGTCCACGGAAGGATGCCGGCGGTCGCAACGGGCGCGACACTGGCGAACCGGAAGCTCGTCTCGATCGGGGTTTCCGGCGACGGCGATTCGGCATCCATCGGTCTCGGGCAACTCCTCCACATGATTCGCCGCAACATTTCGATGGTCTACATCGTCGAGAACAACGGTGTCTACGGATTGACCAAAGGGCAGTTCTCGGCGACGGCCGACGAAGGGTCCCAGCTCAAGAACGGCGTCATCAACGATCTTCCCCCGATGGATCTTTGTGCGCTCGCCATTACGTGCGGCGCCGGATTCGTCGCCCGCGGCTTCGCCGGGGATCCGAAGCAGATGGTGACGATGCTCAAGGCGGCGATCGCGTACGACGGCCTGGCTTTCATCGACGTGATCTCCCCCTGTGTGACGTTCAATAACCATGAAGGCTCGACGAAGAGCTACCCTTACGCCAAAGAGCACGACGAGATCCTCCACCAGGTCGGCTTCGTCCCGTCGTTCGAACCGATCGAGATCGATTACGAGCCGGGTGAGGTTCGTGACGTTTCACTTCACGACGGCTCGAGGGTGCTGTTGAAAAAGCTCGAGGAAGATTACGATCCCGGCGACGCGAACCAGGCGATGACCCGCCTTCACCGCGCCGTCTCGGCAGGACAGATGCTCACCGGGATCGTCTACCTCGACCCCGCGAAGAAGAGCTTCACTTCTCAGCTCGGAATCGTGGACGAGCCACTCGGGACTCTGAGTCAGGACGTCATCCGTCCTCCGAAGGAAGCTCTCGATCAGATCATGGCCGAGTTGATGTAA